The sequence below is a genomic window from Phaenicophaeus curvirostris isolate KB17595 unplaced genomic scaffold, BPBGC_Pcur_1.0 scaffold_93, whole genome shotgun sequence.
CTTTTGGGATGAGGAGCAACCCAAACGCTCCAAAGGGAGCGGAGCTTCCAGAACCTccgtggcttttttttcccttggattTATTCACTGCATCCCTGAGAAATGAGAAGTGGAAAAGCAGACGGAAGTGGAAAAGCAGCCAGAAAACACCTGGAATTTTTAAAGCTGGAGCTGGTGcctctttcctcctgctcccaaACCCAACAATCCGCACGGAACGCGGTTCGGCTCCTGAGCTGACCTGGGGGTCAGTTCACCTCTAAATGCCCTTCGGTCTTCAATTCCCTGTATCCCATCCCTTAATTCCTTGTATCCCATCCCTTAATTTTCTGCTTCCTATTCCTTGTGTCCAACCCCTTAATTCCATGCACCTAATCCCTTAATTCCTTGTATCCAACCCCTTAATCCCTTGAATCGAGTTCCTTAATTTCCTGCATCCTAGTCCCTGCATCCGATCTCTTGATTCCCTGTATCCTTTTCCTTGTGTCCAATCCCTCGAGGTCCCACTTGGCTTCTAATTCCATGCGGATCCTCTCTGGAAGTGGAATTCCCGGGCTTGGGAGTTGGAGCTTGGTGGTTCTTCCCGTTCTCGGTCCTCTCCCAAAGAATTCCGGAATCGGAGGAGTCTCCCTTGTCTTCCCCATCCCATAATACTGCGGCAGTCGCCATCGGAGCGGGATTGATGGAATTACGTGGATGGGTTGCGGGAAAATGGGGGTTAAGGAGTTGCTGGGAGAGCGTCCAAAGGTGGGAACGTTGATTTGGGGGTTAAAAATAGGCTCTTGTGGTCGGAATGTTCGGAATCCGGGCTGTTCCCTTTTTTTAGTGTCCGCTAGGAATAACAGCTTGGATCTTTGTGGTTGTTCCCACCGTGCCGGGAAGTTGGAACCCACCGGCTGGATTTAGGGAGTTCTCCTGCCCTTAAATCCTGGTGGGAGCGGCTGCGAGAGGGTTTGGTGTCCCACCAGATCCACGTGGAGATGGAGAACCTCTCCCATTCCCAATGGGATCCGTGCGGCGCCTTCCAATCCCCCTTGGCAAACGGTCGTTTCCAGCTTTCCGCCCCGGAAAATCTGtggttttcccttctctcccacGAATCCAATGGATAAATCCAGCAGGGGTGGACCTAAAGGGACCTGGAGAGGTGGGACCATCCCAaatccaggctggatggagaacGGATGGAGGGCATCCacgaggagaaggacttggggtgacGGGGGAGGAGAAGCACGGAAGCCATCCGTGTCCTCAGTGCATCCGGAGAGCGGATCCAGCAGGCGAGGGAGAAGCTTCTCCACCTCTGCTCCGCTCGGAGGGGACCCAGTTCCGGAATCTTGAGGAGACGGAGCcgttggagcgaggccagaggaggctggagaacctcggacgggctgggagagttgggattgCTCATCCCgcagaggagaaggctccgcggagaccttagagcagcttccaggatggaaaggggctcccggagagctggggaggggctctggatcggggaggggagggatgggatgagggttttgagctggaagagaggaagaTGGAGGGGAGATCTCCGGAAGGAATGTTCTCCGGCGAGATTCCCGGGTTGCCCacggaagctgtggctgccccagccctggaggggttcggggctggcttggatggggcttggagcaaccggatccagcgGGAGGCGTCCCTGCTTGGAACCGGGAAGCTCGGCAGCCGCACGTTACGGATTCGATTCCCTCCTGCTCCGGAGTTTATCCCGACAGGAGCGGGAACGTCTCTTTGCCGGCGCCATTCCGGAGTGGATGAAACTCCCGGTGATGCCACCAAACTTTTCCGGATGATTTGAAGCTGGAGACCAACCAAACTCCGCGATGGAGAAGCTGGAACGATCCCCACAGGAATATTTGGTGCATCCCgtgctccttttcttttccatatctGCTTCCAAGTATTTGGGATCCGTTCTTGCTCTTCCCAACGccttttccatctgcttttcctccatttttcctGGCTCGTCCTagttttctgcagcttcttccACGTTTTGATCCCTGACCTTGCTCCAAGGCAGCAACGGAATCGTGGGATCGTAGAATCGCCAGGTCGGAGTCAAGGGAAATGTCCctaaaacccccaaactgggatgaAAATCTGGGATTGGGGTCGAGGAGGtgaagcagaagaggaggaacgGGATCCGTCAGGAGTCAGGAGGATGAGGAAGACTCCTGGAAGCACCGGCTCCCAAAAAACCCCTGGATCCGCTGGTGGAACTTGGCTGTGAAGCCAGATTTAGGGATTCggacctggaggagagggattCAAATGGgatttgttctgcctggagagcAGGGATACGGAAAACACCCGGAGGAGGGACTGGGATTGCCcaactgggaacactgggagaGGGAACCGGGAATATCTGGACTGGGAATGTTGGGAGAGGGAGGTGGGAATGCTGAGGCTGGGAATGAGTCGGATCCCTTGGCCGACTCCGGTTCCCACTCGGCTCATCCGCGCGGAGCGAGGGCGAGGGTGGGCGCTCCAACTCCTCCTTGGAATTCCCGGGATTCCCGGGAGGGTGTGGATCCCCGCTCCGCTTCCCGGTCTCGCAGCGTTCCTCGTCCTCATCCCGAGGTCCAGGGCGGGTCGAGGCGGCCGTCGGGGTGGTGGGAACAAGGGTGGCCTCCGTGCTTTTCCGAGGATAACGCCGTCTCTCTCTGCTCTTTCCAGTTGACATGGATGATGAAGACGGCCGGTGCCTGCTAGATGTAATCTGGTGAGTCCTTCCGGGAGCTGGCGGGATTCCCGGGAATCCCGAGGGGCGGAAAGGCCGTTCCCGTCTCTCTCTGTCCCGGGAATCATCCAGAGCGGCCTCCGAGGAGCTCTGCGCTCTTCCCGATCTTCTGAACCCCTCCGGATCGAGTTCCTCTGGGGAAGCTTGGAGCTCTCCGGGCTTTTCCAAGCCTGTTCTGGAGGAGGATTCCGGGAATTCCCGTTGACGCCAACAGCGGCTGATTTTCCGGAGGGCTTGGGAAGCTcttgggaagggactgggaagCTCTTGAGAATGAAGGCTTTACGGAATGATCAGAGAGAGGGATGTTTCCCTTCTCTGGGAATTTGTATCCCGTAAAACCCAGCCAGCGCGGTGCTGGGAACTGCCGGGAAGCCCGTGTTGCGCATCCCTAACGGATTCTCTGTTGTTTTCCAGCGATCCCCAGGCCTTGAACGATTTCCTCCATGGATCTGAGAAGGTGAGCGCCGTCTCCgtcctctcccttttcctccttcccttgatTTTCCGTATCTGAGGGCGAGAAAAAGGTTCCCAAGTCCAGGATCGTTGAGTTTTTAGGGATTTTTAGGAGCGCCAGCTCAGATTTTGGGACGCATCGAGCTGGAGACGGAGCAGGGTGCTCCGACCAGGAACTCGGCGCTTCCCAGCAGCCTCCCCCTCGCGCTCCAAGGGGTTTGATCCCATTTTTTTTATCCCAAAAGAAAGTAAACGGAATCTTTTCAATTCCAGATTGACAGTGAGGATCTCCTGGACAACACAGGAGATGCAGCCAGCGCCTTTTTGGAAGGTGCTGGGGTACGTATGGATTCCTTTCTCCGCCCCAGCATGAGGGGCTCTTCTTTTATTCCCATCGTCTTCCTGGTTCCATCCCGATCCCTTTGGATCCTCttccattcatttttttttccccctcctccactttggtttcccccccaaacctcgGGATCAAAGCTGGTGATGCTTGAGATCCAAATCAACTCATCAAACGAGGTTGGATTCCTCTTGGAATTTTTAATCTCGCGCTACAGCTGGTTTTTCCGGCGCTCGAGCCGGTCGGATCTGAGGTCGGGGTGTTGCTCTTCCCGGGTTTTCCCGGCTCGGGGACATCCATCCTCCGCCCTCCTGCTTCCCCGAGGAGTTTGGAGCGCTCTTTCCACATCAGGGAGTTCCCGCTTCCCGTCCGGAGCGGGAAAGACGAGGGACGGATCCCAAACTCCTGGTGCTGGTGGGAAAAGCCGAAGCTTtcatcccttccttccagccGGGTCGTTCCCTCTGGCTCCGCCGGGAATGCCGAGGCGCCTTCCGCTCGTAGCGATCCTCTCGGGAGCCGATTTGACTCCTCCTTCCATCCGCTTGCGCTcaattccttctcctttcttctcccgACCGCTCTTCTCGCAGCTCCACGTCCAGGAATCCTCCGGGAACCACCTGAGCGCGGAGCAGAACCAGCCCAGCACCAGCGTGGACCTGGATTTCTTGGAAGATGACATCCTGGGCTCCCCGTCCGGCGCCGGAGCCAACTCGGATCAGCCCTGCGACATCCTCCAGCAGAGCCTGCAGGAGGCCAACATCACGGAGCAGACGCTGGAAGCGGAAGCCGAGTTGGACCTGGGCTCCTTCCAGCTTCCCACCTTGCAGCCGGTGGTGCAGGCGGCGTCGGACGGGACCCCGCAGATCTTCTCCGGCGGCGCCGACCTCATCGGGCTGCAGCCTCCGGCCGTGCTGACCCACCAGGCGCTGGTGCAGCAGCCGGTGGGAGCCGACGTGGTCAACAAGGCCATCAGCGTCCAGCCTTTCCTCCAGCAGGTCGGCCTCGGGAACGTCACCATCCAGCCCATCTCCAACCTCCAGGGCCTGCCCAACGGCAGCCCCGGCGGCGCGCTGGGCATCGGCCCCATCCAGGTGGTGGGGCAGCAGGTCATGGCCATCAACCAGTCGGCGCAGCCCCTCATCGCCAAGCAGGTGCCGCCTTCCCAAGTGGCCACGGTGCCGGTGGGCAGCTACATCGCGCAGCCGGCTCcggagcagcagcaggtgacGCTGGCGTCGGCCGGCGTCTCTCCGCAAAGCGCCGGCCTCGTTATCCAGAAGAACCTCCCGGCGGTGGCCACCACCACCTTGAACGGCAGCTCCATGTTCGGCAGCGTCTCGGGGACGCAGGCTTCCCAGCCGCTCACCGTCACCTCCAACCTGAGCAGCCCCCTGGTGCAGGCCCAGAACGTCATCATCCACCGGACTCCGACTCCCATCCAGCCCAAGCCGGCCGGCGTTCTCCAGCAGAAGCTCTACCAGATCActcccaagcccttctcctccaacAACGCCACCCTCACCATCCAGAACGAAGCCGCCGCCGCCATCCAGCAGCCCAAAACCCAGCAGAACTTGACCTTCATGGCCGGAAAACCCGCGCAGAACGTGGTCTTATCCGGCTTCCCGCAGGGGATCCCGGCCAACGTCTTCAAGCAGCCGGCGCCGCAGCAGCAGGCGCTCAGCAAGCCCATGAGCGTCCACCTGCTCAACCAGGGCAGCAGCATCGTCATCCCCGCTCAGCACGTCCCCCAGGCCGTGCTGCAGGGCCAGAACCAATTCCTGCTCCCCGGCGCTTCCGCCGTGCAGCTCCCGCAGCAGCTCTCGGCCCTCCAGGCCAACGTCGGCGGCCAGATCCTGACGGCGTCGCATCCCGCCGGCCAGGCCCACATCATCGCCAACCAGGCCTTGCCGGCGCAGATCCTCACCAACCAGAACCTCGCCGGGCAGCTCAACCTGGGCCAGGTGCTGGCTTCGCCCAACGCCCACGGCACGGCTCACATCCTCTCCGggcccatccagctccagccGGGCCAGGTGGGGCAGCCGGCGCTGTTCCAGATGCCGGTTTCGCTGGCGGGGAGCCTGACCACGCAGAGCCCCGCGGCCGTGGGCGCGTCCCTCGGCCAGCCGGTGCTCCAGGGGGTGACGCTTCCCAGCCAGGTGGCCATGCTCAACGCCGCCGACAACCTCGGACAGGCCGTCGGCATCCAACCCTCCGGCAGCAGCCAGAGCCCGGGCCTCGTGCCGGCACCGCCGACGTCCGGCGCCGGCCTCCTTCCCAGCGCCGACCAGGCCTCCATCCTCACCGTCCAAACCGCTTCCCAGCCGCCGGCTCCGCTCCAGCTCAacgttcctcctcctcctcctcctcctcctcctcctcccgcccaGCCGCCCGGCGCTTCCCAACCCAGTCCCGGCTTGGCGTCCAGCCCGGAGAAGATCATCGCCGGCACCGTCATCAACCAGGATTCCATGCAGATGTTCCTCCAGCAGGCAAGTCGAACCCTCCGGTGGGGCATTCCGAGGCCCGTGCCCGGCGCGCGGCCGGCTCGGAAGCTTCCCGTTGGCTTCCCGCGGCCTGGAAGTCTCGGCGTGTCGTCTTCCCACCGTAGGGAATTCCCTTCCTCGGGAAGGGTTGACCGGCTCCTTCggaaggaagggatggggacGGATCCAGCCGGCTCATCCCGTTCTCCGGGTAGAGCTCGTCCCGCTTGAGGTTCCCTCCTTCGTTAGCGGAGCCGCAGCTTTAATCAGGCGGCTCCGGAAGCTCGGTTCCGCTCTGGAAGCTCAGATCCCACCCTCTGGAAGCTCAGTTCCCGCTTCCAGAGGGCGGGATCCTCCTCCGCTCTTCCCGACGCCAGGAAAAGGCTCTTGGACACCCACTTTGAGCCGTTTGGGGGTCTCCTCATCCCTAAACTCCCCTTCCGGGTGGCCACGCTGCTCCGTGAGCTCCCGATACCCCTGGATCATCAGAGAAGGGGATGGGATTGTGCTTCCCGGGGCTTTAACGCACTCGCCGCCCCCCTGGGGTTTGGGAATAGCGGGAATCCTTCGGGATGAGCCGATGCGCCTGGGTTGTGTCCCGGTTTCCTGGCCTTCTCCGGCCTCTCCCAGGTCGCTCCGGCTGGGTtgtccccccaaatccctgcgGGTGCCTTATCCGCTGGGAAGATCCTGAGCGCAGCCGGGGTGGGCGTCTCTTCCCATGGATTTGTGTCGTGGAGCTAGGAGGTGGGAAGCAGGCGAAGCTCGGAAGCGCGGCTGCTGCTTCCGAGAACTCGGGAGATGCCGGACGCTTCCCAAGCTTTCCCTCCGCTCCGGTTTCTTCTATCGGATCCGCGCGTCGCCGAGGGAAAAGAGCCAGGGATTTGCTGCCGGGGAAGAGGGAGCAGGCTGCTCCCTCCGGCACCCGGCGGGTTTCTCTGGCTCCGGCATCCCGGGCTTTCCGGCCCTCACGTCCCAGATTCCCAGCTGGCGGCCCGGGAGCTGCTCCGGCTCTCCCTCCCCGtccctccctttccccatccGAGCTCCGGCTGCTCCCGCTCGCTTGGCACTAACCTGGAACGCTGCTTTGCCTTCTCCCCTTCCCGCTCGCCGGCCGCTCGCTCCCGTGCCTCCAGCCCTTTATTCcgccttttccccctccaattcTTCGCTTTTCCGTAGGGATCGGGGCTTCAAGGACCAGAAAGCAGCCCGGGATGAGTGCGGGAGTGGTGCCGCATCCCCGAATCCTGGATTAATCCAGGATCGGTGCCATATCCCCGAATCCCTGGATGAATCCAGGATTGGTGCCTTATCCCTGGATGAATCCAGGATTGGTGCCGTATCCCCAAATCCCCGGGTGAATCCAGGATTGGTGCCTTATCCCTGGATGAATCCAGGATCGGTGCCGTATCCCCAAATCCCCGGGTGAATCCAGGATTGGTGCCGTATCCCTGGATTAATCCAGGATCGGTGCCGTATCCCCAAATCCCTGGATGAATCCAGGATTGGTGCCATATCCCCAAATCCCCGGGTGAATCCAGGATTGGTGCCTTATCCCTGGATTAATCCAGGATTGGTGCTGTATCCCTGAATCCCTGGATTAATGCAGGACTGGTGCCTTATCCCTGTATTCATCCAGGATCAGTGCCGTATCCCTCAATCCCTGGATTAATCCAGGATTGGTGCCTTATCCCTGGGTGAATCCAGGATCGGTGCTGTATCCCCCAATCCCTGGATTAATCCAGGGTTGGTGCCGCATCCCCGAATCCCTGGGTGAATCCAGGATTGGTGCCTTATCCCTGTATTAATCCAGGATCGGTGCCGTATCCCCCAATCCCTGTATTAATCCAGGATCGGTGCCGTATCCCTCAATCCCTGGATTAATCCAGGATTGGTGCCTTATCCCTGGGTGAATCCAGGATCGGTGCCGCATCCCCGAATCCCCGGGTGAATCCAGAATTGGTGCCTTATCCCTGTATTAATCCAGGATCAGTGCTGTATCCCCCAATCCCTGGATTAATCCAGGATCGGTGCCGTATCCCCAAATCCCCGGGTGAATCCAGGACTGGTGCCTTATCCCTGGATTAATCCAGGATCGGTGCCGTATCCCTCAATCCCTGGATTAATCCAGGATTGGTGCCTTATCCCTGTATTAATCCAGGATCAGTGCCGTATCCCCCAATCCCTGGATTAATCCAGGATTGGTGCCTTATCCCTGTATTAATCCAGGATCGGTGCCGTATCCCCCAATCCCTGGATTAATCCAGGATCGGTGCCGTATCCCCCAATCCCTGGGTTAATCCAGGACTGGTGCCTTATCCCGGGGTGAATCCCGGCTCGGTGCCGTATCCCCGCATCCCCGGGTGGCTCCAGGCTCGGTTCCGTGGATTTTCGACTAACTCCtgcctctttccttctctgttgcagttccctgcagggcagcagaAGCTCCCTGGAGCCTCCCCGTCCCCTTCGCTTccgcatcctcctcctcctcctcctcccctggccGAGACCCCGCAGCTCCCGGCCGCCCACCttgcccagctcccttctccgCACCCTTCCCgacccccttcccagccccagcccctctcccggCCTCCTTCCCGGCCCCATTCCCGGCCTCCTTCCCAGCCGCAGAGCCTTTCCCGGCCTCCTTCCGAGCCGCTTTCCCGCTCCTGCACCCCTCAGGCTCCCCTTCCCGGCCTCTTCGTCCTTCCCCCTTCCCAATCCCAGACGCCTTTCGCTCCGGCGCAGCCCGAAGCCTCTCCGGCCGCGCTCCCGCTCCAGCTGGCGGCGCCGGCCGAGCTCCAGCAGcattcccagcctccccatTTCCAGCTCCAATTCCCAAGCAAAGCTCCGGCTCCCGCTCTCCACCTGCCTGCGGAGCAGCCGCGCAGCTTTCCCGGCCTCCCGAGCCAATTCCCGGCCCTTCCCAATCCCGCTCCTCAGCCGAAGCCCATTCTGGACAGGTTCCAGCAGGTAAATAAGGAGCGACCGGCTCCCGACGGCGGGATAAAAACCAGGGAATTGAGGCCTCGCCGGAGGGAAAACCCTCCGGTTCCGTCCCGACGGGGCAGGAGGAGCCGCTTCCCTGTGGGAATTGGGGCCCTGCCGCTCGTCGAGGCGCCTGCCCGGGATTTTGGGGtcgggaaggaggaggaggagggaagggaaaccGGAGCGGGCGTCGGGTCGGAGTTCCCGAGGCCGGATCCCGCGGGATGCCGGCGTTCCCGACGGGAATCGTGGAGCCGCTCGGAGCACAGACCCGCCGGTGCCTTCGCCCGCGGGATCTTGCTCCCAAACGCCCCCCCAGTTCCCACGTTCGGGGGGATCTCGTTCCCGGATTCCCCTCCGTTCCCATGGGAAAGGCCTCGGGGCTGCGGATCTGGCTCCGCCAGCGTCCCCGATCCCTTGGACGCGCCGGATTCGGGCCGTCTCCTCGCCTCACGGACGCTGTTTTCCCTTCCCAAACAGGTTCCGCACGGGATCATCCTCCAGCCCAAGCCGCCCCCCAGCAGCCAGGCCCCTCCGGCCCTCGGCCCCTTCGTCTCCGCCGGATCCTCGGGATTGGGAAGCGCCCCGGGCCAGGCCGGAGCGGCCGCCGCCTCCTCGGGAGCCTCCGCGCCCGCCGCCCTCCCGGCCTCCTCCGCAGGTCGGTCCCCACGGATCTGGCTCCGCTCCGGCACGGAGAGAGATGCAGGAATGGGGTTGggatcctcctccttcccaaacTGCCCCCAATCCCCATTTTGGGGATTCCAAACTCGCCCGTTTCCTCCTTTTTGGGATCCCCCCTCTTCCCAAACTTCCCCTAATCCCCGTTTTTTTGAGGATCTCATTCCCAAACTGCACCCAATCCCCATTTTTTGGGGGATCTCATTCCCAAACTTCCCCTAATCCCCGTTTTTTTGGGGATCTCATTCCCAAACTGCACCCAATCCCCGTTTTTTTGGAAATCTCATTCCCAAACTGCACCCAATCCCCGTTTTTTTGGGGATCTCATTCCCAAACTGCACCCAATCCCCATTTTTTTTGGGGATCTCATTCCCAAACTGCACCCAATCCCCATTATTTTTGGGATCTCATTCCCAAACTCCCCCTAATCCCCGTTTTTTTGGGGATTTCATTCCTAGACTGCACCCAATCCCCGTTTTTTGGGGGATCTTATTCCCTATCCCGCCTCCCTGAATCCCGTCTCTCCGTGTTCCCAGGCGTCACCGCCCCGGTTCCTCCGGACACCAAAGCCTTTCCCAGCGCTCCGACGCCGGGATCCGCCGGGAAAGGAGCCGCATCCCAAGGCCCGACGGGAGCAGCGAGGCCGCAGCCGCTCCAGGTGAGGGATTTTCCAGCCTTTTCCATCGTATCCCAAACTTTCCTGCCTGGAAAGGGATCAAATCCATCTGCCTGCGTCCCGGAGGAGGGATTAACATCCAGAAAGGCCTTTTTCCCGCTTCCCAAagttcaggttggatggggcttggagcctctgatccagtgggaggtggaaccGGCTGGTCCTGAAGGTCCCTCCCGAGCCAAACTCTGCTCCTTCTGGTTACTGGAGAAAATCCCTTTGGGATTCGGGATAAATCCCACTCTTCCCGTCTTTCCCGCAGCCGAAACCCAGTGTCATCAGCTCCGTCTCGGGCTTGAACCTCGGGAAgggctccctgcagctccaagCCGTCGGGAAGGCGTTCCCAACGCTGGTCCCGGGGCAGAGCCAGCCGCTGGTGAGCTCCCGCGGACGCATCCGTCGGGATCCATCCCGAGAGCCTTCGGAGAGCTCTTCCCAGCCGGGCCCATCCCGACGCCGtccccctttctccttttcttctccccgCAGTACGACAGCCAGCTCGCTTCCAAGAAAACCCCGGCGCTCCAGCCCAGCAAGGAGGCCTGGTGAGTCCTCGGGAACGCCGGGAATCTTCGGAAAACTCCTTCCCGGTGCGGCTCGGGGCCGGGCGGCGCCCCTTCGCGGGGTTCGTGCTCCGCTTGGAAGCACCGAGATGCCTCCGCGGAGGGCGTGAGCTTCTCCCAACCGTCCCGGCTGCCATTCCCTGTGGGATTCCAGCCTGGCGGGCTGTTCATCCGGGATTTATCCctggttttttcccttcccGGCAGTTGCCTGGAGCAGCTGCACAAGCACCAGGGCGCGGTGCTGCATCCCGACTACAAGACTCCGTTCCGCTCCGTCGAGGACGCCGTCCAGCGCCTCCTGCCCTACCACGTCTACCAGGGGCTGCTGCCGGCGGCCCAGGACTGCCGCAAGGGTACGGAGAAGGGGGCTGGC
It includes:
- the BICRA gene encoding BRD4-interacting chromatin-remodeling complex-associated protein isoform X1, encoding MDDEDGRCLLDVICDPQALNDFLHGSEKIDSEDLLDNTGDAASAFLEGAGLHVQESSGNHLSAEQNQPSTSVDLDFLEDDILGSPSGAGANSDQPCDILQQSLQEANITEQTLEAEAELDLGSFQLPTLQPVVQAASDGTPQIFSGGADLIGLQPPAVLTHQALVQQPVGADVVNKAISVQPFLQQVGLGNVTIQPISNLQGLPNGSPGGALGIGPIQVVGQQVMAINQSAQPLIAKQVPPSQVATVPVGSYIAQPAPEQQQVTLASAGVSPQSAGLVIQKNLPAVATTTLNGSSMFGSVSGTQASQPLTVTSNLSSPLVQAQNVIIHRTPTPIQPKPAGVLQQKLYQITPKPFSSNNATLTIQNEAAAAIQQPKTQQNLTFMAGKPAQNVVLSGFPQGIPANVFKQPAPQQQALSKPMSVHLLNQGSSIVIPAQHVPQAVLQGQNQFLLPGASAVQLPQQLSALQANVGGQILTASHPAGQAHIIANQALPAQILTNQNLAGQLNLGQVLASPNAHGTAHILSGPIQLQPGQVGQPALFQMPVSLAGSLTTQSPAAVGASLGQPVLQGVTLPSQVAMLNAADNLGQAVGIQPSGSSQSPGLVPAPPTSGAGLLPSADQASILTVQTASQPPAPLQLNVPPPPPPPPPPPAQPPGASQPSPGLASSPEKIIAGTVINQDSMQMFLQQVPHGIILQPKPPPSSQAPPALGPFVSAGSSGLGSAPGQAGAAAASSGASAPAALPASSAGVTAPVPPDTKAFPSAPTPGSAGKGAASQGPTGAARPQPLQPKPSVISSVSGLNLGKGSLQLQAVGKAFPTLVPGQSQPLYDSQLASKKTPALQPSKEACCLEQLHKHQGAVLHPDYKTPFRSVEDAVQRLLPYHVYQGLLPAAQDCRKVDEEFEAVSAQLLKRTQAMLNKYRLLLLEESRRVRPSAEMVMIDRMFIQEEKTTLALDKQLAREKPEEYVSASSRPQSLSSSSSSSSSSSSSSSSSQPSGAAPELPKVPPSQAPPPPNPPKLVIKHGGGSPSVSWAKASHSLDGDEDALPSRSKPPIKTYEARSRIGLKLKIKQEAGLSKVIHNTALDPVHQPLPAPRGLPGSERHGAGAAAPAGQMNGTLEHAAPLDKKPVVTYCRLPLRKTYRENVDAFGSEKPAKGGVPKAEKPAAAKPEEGARGVIASHKSQAASAEKSRPEESSKLFFFNRSESRPALRQDGPAAPKADGSGGLVKELAEAEDEFYRGIIKAEPPDHPGSELAWDVPLPPAKRRKSESLEVDNASFSSDSPQDDSLTEHLQSAIDSILNLQQPPPGAHNTRTPSSSYNSSSSPFSSPVHRPEAFLAPNHNGGLGARTLNR
- the BICRA gene encoding BRD4-interacting chromatin-remodeling complex-associated protein isoform X2, with amino-acid sequence MDDEDGRCLLDVICDPQALNDFLHGSEKIDSEDLLDNTGDAASAFLEGAGLHVQESSGNHLSAEQNQPSTSVDLDFLEDDILGSPSGAGANSDQPCDILQQSLQEANITEQTLEAEAELDLGSFQLPTLQPVVQAASDGTPQIFSGGADLIGLQPPAVLTHQALVQQPVGADVVNKAISVQPFLQQVGLGNVTIQPISNLQGLPNGSPGGALGIGPIQVVGQQVMAINQSAQPLIAKQVPPSQVATVPVGSYIAQPAPEQQQVTLASAGVSPQSAGLVIQKNLPAVATTTLNGSSMFGSVSGTQASQPLTVTSNLSSPLVQAQNVIIHRTPTPIQPKPAGVLQQKLYQITPKPFSSNNATLTIQNEAAAAIQQPKTQQNLTFMAGKPAQNVVLSGFPQGIPANVFKQPAPQQQALSKPMSVHLLNQGSSIVIPAQHVPQAVLQGQNQFLLPGASAVQLPQQLSALQANVGGQILTASHPAGQAHIIANQALPAQILTNQNLAGQLNLGQVLASPNAHGTAHILSGPIQLQPGQVGQPALFQMPVSLAGSLTTQSPAAVGASLGQPVLQGVTLPSQVAMLNAADNLGQAVGIQPSGSSQSPGLVPAPPTSGAGLLPSADQASILTVQTASQPPAPLQLNVPPPPPPPPPPPAQPPGASQPSPGLASSPEKIIAGTVINQDSMQMFLQQVPHGIILQPKPPPSSQAPPALGPFVSAGSSGLGSAPGQAGAAAASSGASAPAALPASSAGVTAPVPPDTKAFPSAPTPGSAGKGAASQGPTGAARPQPLQYDSQLASKKTPALQPSKEACCLEQLHKHQGAVLHPDYKTPFRSVEDAVQRLLPYHVYQGLLPAAQDCRKVDEEFEAVSAQLLKRTQAMLNKYRLLLLEESRRVRPSAEMVMIDRMFIQEEKTTLALDKQLAREKPEEYVSASSRPQSLSSSSSSSSSSSSSSSSSQPSGAAPELPKVPPSQAPPPPNPPKLVIKHGGGSPSVSWAKASHSLDGDEDALPSRSKPPIKTYEARSRIGLKLKIKQEAGLSKVIHNTALDPVHQPLPAPRGLPGSERHGAGAAAPAGQMNGTLEHAAPLDKKPVVTYCRLPLRKTYRENVDAFGSEKPAKGGVPKAEKPAAAKPEEGARGVIASHKSQAASAEKSRPEESSKLFFFNRSESRPALRQDGPAAPKADGSGGLVKELAEAEDEFYRGIIKAEPPDHPGSELAWDVPLPPAKRRKSESLEVDNASFSSDSPQDDSLTEHLQSAIDSILNLQQPPPGAHNTRTPSSSYNSSSSPFSSPVHRPEAFLAPNHNGGLGARTLNR